A part of Paenibacillus donghaensis genomic DNA contains:
- a CDS encoding sensor histidine kinase, which translates to MKNKHRLSQLSFRQKLILTSIACLVIPTIGMLYITIIYSKLIIREHSLEKATQSLVIVQSQINVIFEEMVSVSNFVHFDPEIKNLLEEAKTNPVAARTLTNRLEQVAGDTLDLRITLLDKNGHAFSDYSFYDFDPRKFIEKNWFSKLEQLSPYDTLFLGAEANYLSSLASDKSFVFMTARALREGTKTPPYAYLIVSRSEASIRERFASMEEDVYLLNETQTILSNRNQALIGSNFNTILPIAEPVFPDIVEFKNENQLLLSLPLKYAKWRLVSVAPYEQLTERLNGINRTGLLLQAIFAISFLFALTYLLRKFTKPVFVLGKVARRVEAGDMMVRSNIRGSDEIGSLGFSFDKMLDRIQLMLKQVEMEQELKRQAEIAMLQAQINPHFLFNVLSSIRLKLLMKHDEENAFIINSLSSMLRASFSNQEEFVSIAYELESAKQYMELMRFTMRYPTDSVVNVNIDLLLETLPRFILQPVIENAYKHGFVQGGGRIIISIEKIKSMLKIRVEDNGTGMDENTLTALIHHIKQQDLEIETLQIVETDINSPFHGIGLINVYQRLKLIYGDSFKMNIESIHGHRTTVELVLPLKRIGGN; encoded by the coding sequence ATGAAAAATAAACATAGGTTAAGTCAATTGTCCTTCCGACAAAAGCTTATACTAACCTCTATCGCATGCCTGGTTATACCAACAATAGGTATGCTGTATATTACTATTATTTATTCCAAACTTATTATCCGGGAACATTCATTAGAAAAAGCAACGCAATCTTTAGTGATTGTACAATCCCAAATTAATGTCATCTTTGAAGAGATGGTGTCGGTCTCGAATTTTGTCCATTTCGATCCGGAAATTAAAAACTTGCTGGAAGAGGCAAAAACAAACCCGGTTGCCGCGAGAACCCTTACGAATCGTCTGGAACAAGTGGCAGGCGACACCCTTGATTTGCGTATCACTCTTCTTGACAAGAATGGACATGCTTTTTCTGATTATTCTTTCTATGACTTTGACCCGCGTAAATTTATTGAAAAAAACTGGTTTTCAAAATTGGAACAGCTCTCACCGTATGACACTTTATTTTTAGGGGCAGAAGCAAATTATCTGTCTTCACTTGCGTCTGATAAGTCGTTTGTATTCATGACGGCACGAGCCTTAAGAGAGGGAACTAAGACGCCCCCCTATGCTTATCTTATTGTCAGCCGCAGTGAAGCTTCCATTCGTGAGCGCTTTGCTTCTATGGAGGAAGATGTCTACTTGCTGAATGAAACTCAAACCATTCTTTCTAATCGAAACCAAGCCCTGATTGGTTCAAATTTCAATACTATATTGCCTATAGCTGAGCCAGTCTTCCCTGATATTGTAGAATTCAAGAATGAGAATCAGCTCCTCCTCTCACTACCGCTTAAATACGCAAAATGGAGGTTAGTCAGCGTAGCTCCGTATGAACAGCTGACTGAAAGATTGAACGGAATCAATCGAACAGGCTTATTATTACAAGCCATTTTCGCCATTAGCTTTTTATTCGCTTTAACTTATCTTTTGAGAAAATTTACCAAGCCGGTGTTTGTCCTAGGAAAGGTAGCTCGCAGAGTGGAAGCAGGTGATATGATGGTGCGCTCTAATATTCGGGGAAGTGACGAAATAGGCAGCCTGGGATTCTCTTTTGATAAAATGCTTGACCGTATACAACTCATGCTTAAGCAGGTGGAAATGGAGCAGGAATTAAAACGCCAGGCTGAGATTGCGATGCTGCAAGCCCAAATTAATCCTCATTTTCTATTTAACGTTCTAAGCTCGATCCGGCTAAAGTTATTAATGAAACATGATGAAGAAAACGCTTTTATCATCAACTCCTTATCATCGATGCTGAGGGCCAGTTTTTCAAACCAGGAAGAATTTGTCTCAATCGCTTATGAGCTCGAGTCCGCCAAGCAATACATGGAGTTAATGAGATTTACCATGAGATATCCCACAGACTCTGTAGTGAATGTGAACATAGATTTACTTTTAGAAACTCTTCCACGGTTTATTCTACAGCCTGTTATAGAGAATGCTTATAAGCATGGCTTCGTACAGGGCGGAGGCAGGATTATCATTTCCATCGAGAAAATAAAATCTATGCTTAAAATAAGGGTGGAAGATAACGGAACTGGAATGGATGAGAATACGTTGACTGCATTAATTCATCATATTAAACAGCAGGATCTAGAGATAGAGACCTTGCAAATTGTAGAGACCGATATAAACTCACCATTTCACGGCATCGGATTAATTAACGTCTATCAGCGATTGAAACTAATATACGGGGACAGTTTTAAAATGAACATTGAAAGCATACATGGGCACCGTACAACCGTAGAACTAGTACTACCTTTAAAACGAATAGGAGGGAATTGA
- a CDS encoding response regulator transcription factor translates to MVYKVVLADDHFPVLEYLSTCIPWDTLGLELSASCSDGKQAWEACLLHQPDILLTDIGMPAMDGLELIQKAREVNPQLQTIILSCHGEFEYAQKAVKLNVSEYILKESLQIEHVISVLTEAVSRLEVKMISKNNYLKLEKLVTQNHSAIRTRYIRMFVEQPVWDETVWFKQAEIMGIQLQKGIPYLPVLAIPERSYELERRFGGIVNMQFVIDNVLQEFLEIDGIVQFAITERQFILFIPFPRIIIRNLHEDFRNKFQHVQKMSKLHLRMGISFFYGDATQSLIELKKQIQALLDAQSLRFYAAEGAIMKLEPVKTTNEDLFIHYSEILQQLRDCIQNEDNTRISTTVTDIKNYIGAKKYPVESVKSWLLKMVMELELKYIVMQNFVNNFNSEMHQRYIREFETLDQLMEWLEGFLKDKILMLSSMWKQNIRKEVAEAKRYVMNHMGEKVGMEEMAKCLGLNPTHFSRLFKLDTGLTFIEFVTRIKMERAQDLLNQTNLTIVDIAEQLGYDNASYFIKLFRNFSGVTPVEFRKSI, encoded by the coding sequence TTGGTATATAAAGTAGTATTAGCCGATGATCACTTTCCTGTATTGGAATATTTAAGTACCTGTATTCCCTGGGATACCTTGGGTCTTGAATTGTCCGCCTCGTGCTCTGATGGCAAACAGGCATGGGAAGCCTGCTTGCTGCACCAACCCGATATACTATTGACAGATATCGGCATGCCGGCGATGGATGGATTGGAATTAATCCAGAAGGCTCGAGAAGTTAATCCCCAACTTCAGACTATTATATTGTCCTGCCATGGGGAATTTGAATATGCCCAAAAGGCTGTGAAATTAAATGTTTCAGAATATATATTGAAAGAAAGTCTTCAAATAGAGCATGTGATTTCTGTATTGACTGAGGCGGTTTCCCGTTTAGAGGTTAAAATGATATCCAAAAATAATTACCTCAAATTAGAGAAGCTGGTCACTCAAAACCACTCTGCTATCCGGACCAGGTATATTCGTATGTTCGTTGAGCAACCGGTTTGGGATGAAACAGTGTGGTTCAAGCAAGCCGAGATTATGGGGATCCAGCTTCAAAAAGGAATTCCATACTTGCCAGTTTTAGCAATCCCGGAACGCTCCTATGAACTGGAAAGACGTTTCGGAGGGATTGTGAACATGCAGTTCGTAATTGATAATGTGTTACAAGAATTCCTGGAGATAGACGGAATCGTCCAATTCGCTATAACAGAACGGCAGTTCATACTGTTCATCCCATTTCCGCGTATTATTATTCGAAATCTCCATGAGGATTTTAGAAATAAATTTCAGCATGTACAAAAGATGTCGAAACTTCACTTACGTATGGGTATTTCTTTTTTTTACGGCGATGCCACTCAAAGCCTTATCGAACTAAAAAAACAGATTCAAGCCTTACTAGATGCCCAATCTTTGCGCTTTTATGCTGCTGAGGGAGCAATTATGAAGCTAGAACCCGTTAAGACGACAAACGAGGACCTATTTATTCATTACTCTGAAATACTTCAGCAGCTAAGAGACTGCATCCAAAATGAGGATAATACCCGAATTTCCACTACTGTCACTGATATAAAAAATTATATCGGAGCCAAGAAATATCCGGTAGAAAGCGTAAAAAGCTGGTTACTCAAAATGGTTATGGAATTGGAATTAAAATATATCGTTATGCAAAACTTTGTTAATAATTTCAACAGTGAAATGCATCAGCGCTATATACGAGAATTTGAAACACTCGATCAATTAATGGAATGGCTTGAAGGATTTTTGAAAGATAAAATATTGATGTTAAGTTCCATGTGGAAGCAAAATATTAGAAAAGAAGTTGCCGAAGCGAAGCGTTATGTCATGAATCATATGGGTGAGAAGGTAGGAATGGAAGAAATGGCGAAATGTCTTGGCCTGAACCCTACTCATTTTAGTCGGTTATTTAAATTAGATACTGGCCTCACTTTCATTGAGTTTGTTACCAGAATAAAAATGGAGCGTGCTCAGGATCTATTAAATCAAACTAACCTCACCATTGTAGATATTGCAGAGCAGTTAGGGTATGACAATGCCAGTTATTTCATAAAACTCTTCCGTAACTTCTCTGGTGTGACTCCTGTAGAATTCCGAAAATCCATCTAA
- a CDS encoding LysR family transcriptional regulator has protein sequence MELRQLQYALQIAAERNFSRAAEKLHIAQPSLSQQLSKLEKELGVMLFQRNTSSVELTHAGSKFVEQAQIIIDAVELLRQEMSDISQLRTGRVVVGSMPITGAHLLPHVLPAFKEKYPEVEITLLEDSSMNLEKLTASGQTDLSLLSLPLEVPSLAYEVLGQERIDLAVPPMHRLASRSAGDIRTSLEELKEEPFIVLKEGQGFRKMTIELCRKAGFEPRVVFESNNMETVQSLVATGMGVTLVPHFIARAPRSEFVPVYLPLAEPVPGRTLVVAYRRGRYLSKAAEAFIETFKQTVAGLGKD, from the coding sequence GTGGAACTTAGACAATTGCAATACGCGCTGCAGATTGCGGCGGAGCGGAATTTCTCGCGGGCAGCGGAGAAGCTGCATATCGCGCAGCCTTCACTCAGCCAACAGCTATCCAAGCTGGAGAAGGAGCTCGGGGTGATGCTGTTCCAGCGCAATACCAGCTCAGTGGAGCTGACCCATGCCGGTTCGAAATTCGTCGAGCAGGCACAGATTATTATCGATGCTGTGGAACTGCTGCGCCAGGAAATGTCGGATATCTCCCAGCTGCGCACAGGCCGCGTCGTGGTGGGGAGCATGCCGATCACAGGGGCGCATCTGCTGCCCCATGTGCTGCCTGCTTTTAAGGAGAAATATCCTGAAGTGGAAATCACGTTGCTGGAGGACTCCTCGATGAATCTGGAGAAGCTGACCGCGAGTGGACAGACCGATCTTAGCCTGCTCTCCCTGCCGCTGGAGGTGCCTTCGCTGGCCTATGAGGTGCTGGGACAGGAACGGATTGATCTGGCCGTGCCGCCGATGCACCGCTTGGCAAGCCGCAGTGCAGGGGATATCCGCACCTCACTGGAGGAGCTGAAGGAGGAGCCGTTTATTGTGCTGAAGGAAGGCCAAGGCTTCCGCAAAATGACGATAGAGCTGTGCCGCAAAGCCGGCTTTGAGCCTCGTGTTGTGTTCGAGAGCAACAATATGGAGACCGTGCAGTCGCTGGTAGCGACAGGCATGGGCGTTACGCTGGTGCCGCATTTCATCGCGCGTGCGCCGCGCAGCGAGTTCGTTCCGGTCTATCTGCCGCTGGCCGAGCCTGTGCCGGGGCGAACCCTGGTTGTCGCCTACCGGCGCGGACGTTACCTGTCCAAGGCTGCAGAAGCTTTTATCGAAACCTTCAAACAGACGGTAGCCGGGCTTGGTAAGGACTAG
- a CDS encoding carbohydrate ABC transporter permease, which produces MEVIPKKGAVKRFGNVGTRRMRKQSSYDNIAGYLFISPMLILTTTLVIIPILLSGVISFSDWNFVSGIEGFHFVGIDNYTRLMQDESFHRSLINNLIMIAVVPVAMFLALVLAALINKATYFKTFFKVIYFMPFISSFVAIALLWRVLYHPNNGPINGFLRSVGVENPPLWLADPKFALISVMIIMVWTSLGFNMVIYLAGLQNISRDLYEAADVDGASPLRQFFRITLPLLSPTSFFLLITGIVGSFKVFDLIMVLTNGGPAGSTSVIVFYLYEVAFINLESGYASAMGIILLILILLVTLIQWVGQKKWVNY; this is translated from the coding sequence ATGGAGGTTATTCCTAAAAAAGGGGCTGTTAAGCGATTTGGAAATGTAGGAACTCGTAGAATGCGCAAGCAATCTTCTTATGACAACATTGCGGGGTATTTATTTATTTCCCCCATGCTCATTCTAACGACAACCTTAGTTATCATTCCAATTCTCTTATCCGGTGTGATTAGTTTTTCGGATTGGAATTTTGTGTCCGGAATTGAAGGATTTCATTTTGTTGGAATAGACAATTATACAAGGCTGATGCAGGATGAATCCTTTCATCGTTCGTTGATTAACAACCTTATTATGATTGCAGTAGTACCGGTAGCGATGTTTCTGGCTTTAGTTCTAGCAGCATTAATCAATAAAGCGACGTATTTCAAAACATTTTTCAAAGTGATTTATTTCATGCCCTTCATTTCGAGCTTTGTGGCCATTGCATTATTGTGGAGAGTGCTGTATCACCCCAACAATGGTCCTATCAATGGATTTCTCAGGTCTGTAGGTGTGGAGAATCCTCCCCTGTGGTTAGCGGACCCCAAGTTTGCTCTGATCTCGGTCATGATTATTATGGTGTGGACTTCGCTAGGCTTTAACATGGTTATTTATCTGGCTGGGCTGCAGAATATTTCACGGGATTTGTATGAAGCCGCTGATGTGGACGGTGCTTCACCGCTGAGACAATTCTTCAGAATCACGTTGCCTTTGCTATCTCCTACCTCTTTCTTCCTGTTAATTACAGGAATTGTTGGATCATTCAAAGTGTTTGATCTGATTATGGTGTTGACCAACGGTGGACCGGCAGGTTCAACCTCAGTGATTGTATTTTATCTATACGAGGTTGCTTTTATTAACCTGGAGTCGGGTTATGCATCTGCAATGGGAATTATTCTTCTGATTCTCATCCTGCTGGTGACCTTGATTCAATGGGTCGGACAAAAGAAATGGGTCAACTACTAG